A window from Dromaius novaehollandiae isolate bDroNov1 chromosome 1, bDroNov1.hap1, whole genome shotgun sequence encodes these proteins:
- the SAP18 gene encoding histone deacetylase complex subunit SAP18, whose protein sequence is MAVESRVTQEEIKKEPEKPIDREKTCPLLLRVFTTNNGRHHRMDEFSRGNVPSSELQIYTWMDATLKELTSLVKEVYPEARKKGTHFNFAIVFTDLKRPGYRVKEIGSTMSGRKGTDDSMTLQSQKFQIGDYLDIAITPPNRAPPPSSRMRPY, encoded by the exons ATGGCGGTGGAGTCGCGCGTCACCCAGGAGGAGATCAAGAAGGAGCCTGAGAAGCCGATCGACCGCGAGAAG ACGTGCCCGCTGCTGCTGCGCGTCTTCACCACCAACAACGGGCGGCACCACCGCATGGACGAGTTCTCCCGCGGCAACGTGCCCTCCAGCGAGCTGCAGATCTACACCTG gatGGATGCAACTCTAAAAGAGCTGACGAGTTTAGTGAAAGAGGTCTACCCAGAAGCACGGAAGAAGGGCACGCACTTCaattttgcaattgtttttacAGATCTCAAGAGGCCTGGATACAG GGTGAAGGAGATTGGCAGCACGATGTCAGGTAGGAAGGGCACAGATGACTCCATGACATTGCAGTCTCAGAAATTCCAGATAGGAGACTACTTGGATATAGCAATTACTCCTCCAAATCGTGCACCACCCCCATCCAGCCGCATGAGACCATACTAA